From a single Bacillus sp. NEB1478 genomic region:
- a CDS encoding S-adenosylmethionine:tRNA ribosyltransferase-isomerase, protein MESAIKFELPNELNAIQPPERRGIRRDYVKMMVLDKSTGEREHTQFYHLDRFLNKGDLLVLNASRTVPAVLKSKRESDGVEVEIRLAHRKNESIWEALPVSGDLKKGDIIRFSPVLTAEIVAQTSDTPFVSLAFNLCCSDLYNQIYSLGEPVRYEYIQEPWNLDYYQTVFATIPGSVEMPSAGRAFSWELLFRLQKKGIRIAYITLHTGLSYLLDDKWHKGPDKNYENYKVSEETVQMINETKKQGGRVIAVGTTVVRALETAALEKEGLEAAEGWTNLYIQEDTNLQVCDGLITGMHEPEASHLELLSAFIHSEKLHAAYKEAINQQYLWHEFGDMNLIL, encoded by the coding sequence ATGGAATCAGCGATCAAGTTTGAGCTGCCAAATGAACTCAATGCTATACAACCGCCAGAACGAAGAGGAATTCGCAGAGATTATGTGAAAATGATGGTGCTCGACAAATCAACAGGCGAAAGAGAGCATACTCAGTTCTATCATCTGGATCGATTTTTAAATAAAGGAGACCTTCTCGTTCTGAACGCTAGCCGGACCGTTCCTGCTGTTCTAAAGAGCAAACGAGAATCAGATGGTGTGGAAGTAGAAATAAGGCTTGCCCACAGAAAGAATGAATCGATTTGGGAAGCGTTACCTGTCAGCGGAGATTTGAAAAAAGGAGATATTATCCGTTTTTCACCAGTCCTAACAGCTGAGATCGTCGCTCAAACTTCTGATACACCATTTGTTTCACTGGCTTTTAACCTTTGCTGCTCAGACCTTTACAACCAGATTTATAGTTTAGGAGAACCGGTACGGTATGAATACATCCAAGAGCCTTGGAACCTCGATTATTATCAGACTGTATTTGCAACGATTCCTGGATCTGTTGAAATGCCGTCAGCCGGCCGCGCATTTAGTTGGGAGCTGCTATTCCGTCTTCAGAAAAAAGGGATTCGGATCGCTTATATTACGCTGCATACTGGATTAAGCTATTTGCTCGATGATAAATGGCATAAAGGGCCAGACAAAAACTATGAAAATTATAAAGTTTCAGAAGAGACGGTCCAAATGATCAATGAGACGAAAAAGCAAGGCGGAAGAGTAATAGCTGTCGGTACCACTGTTGTTCGAGCATTGGAAACAGCAGCCCTTGAAAAAGAAGGGCTGGAGGCTGCAGAAGGCTGGACAAATCTTTATATACAAGAAGATACGAACCTGCAAGTTTGTGATGGATTAATTACTGGAATGCATGAACCTGAAGCCAGTCATCTCGAGCTTTTGTCTGCCTTCATTCATTCTGAAAAACTTCACGCAGCTTATAAAGAAGCTATTAATCAACAATATTTGTGGCACGAATTTGGCGATATGAATCTTATATTATAG
- the uvsE gene encoding UV DNA damage repair endonuclease UvsE, whose protein sequence is MTIVRIGFVAMSMELQNASPSQTMTFKQFSQIQNKEAGKRKLERIAKANLHNTLRILKHAVAHDIKFYRMTSRLIPLANHGELLDWDYINPLTDELHEIGAFAAKHTMRLDFHPDHFVLINSPKKEVLKNSIKTLQMHYKILKKMRINTMHRCVMHVGGNYKETDTALERFIQNWAYVPVPLQEMIMLENDDTSFTMSDALYLCEKLAIPLVFDYHHHLAFHYDDNWMQHWPRVVETWKKSPLPLKMHISSPKSEKQFRHHADFVDIEMFFHFLKEIKGSVDQIDCMIESKKKDMALFQLMREVKKRSDIEIIDQASFLLK, encoded by the coding sequence ATGACCATTGTCAGAATAGGTTTTGTTGCCATGAGCATGGAGCTGCAAAATGCATCTCCTTCTCAAACCATGACATTCAAACAGTTCAGCCAGATTCAAAATAAGGAAGCGGGAAAGAGGAAACTAGAAAGAATCGCCAAAGCTAATTTACATAACACGTTAAGGATTTTAAAACATGCAGTTGCTCACGATATTAAATTTTACAGAATGACTTCAAGACTGATACCACTTGCAAATCATGGGGAATTGCTGGATTGGGATTATATTAATCCATTAACAGATGAACTGCATGAAATCGGGGCGTTTGCTGCAAAACATACTATGAGGCTGGATTTCCATCCGGATCATTTTGTACTCATAAATTCACCGAAAAAAGAAGTACTGAAAAATTCTATAAAAACATTGCAGATGCACTATAAAATTCTAAAAAAGATGAGAATTAACACCATGCATAGGTGCGTGATGCATGTAGGCGGTAATTACAAAGAAACTGACACAGCACTTGAGCGCTTTATTCAAAATTGGGCGTATGTGCCTGTACCACTGCAGGAAATGATCATGTTAGAAAATGATGATACTTCTTTTACTATGTCGGATGCCTTGTATTTATGTGAAAAGCTTGCGATTCCTCTTGTATTTGACTATCATCACCACCTAGCCTTCCATTATGACGACAACTGGATGCAGCATTGGCCACGAGTGGTCGAAACGTGGAAAAAATCACCACTTCCATTAAAGATGCACATCTCAAGTCCTAAAAGTGAAAAGCAGTTCCGTCATCATGCTGATTTCGTGGATATAGAAATGTTCTTTCATTTCTTAAAAGAAATTAAAGGAAGTGTGGACCAGATCGACTGTATGATTGAATCCAAGAAAAAGGACATGGCATTATTTCAGTTAATGAGAGAAGTCAAAAAACGTTCTGATATAGAAATAATAGATCAAGCATCTTTCTTATTGAAATAA
- a CDS encoding GNAT family N-acetyltransferase: MLVIKRFSELSFDEAISLWNESWKHYFSDMTMDLNRFIQKVAGEGISLEDSVVAVYEGKLAGFVLNSFREINGKRYVWNGGTAIAPDFRGMGIGKKLISVCLDIYAQKEVDTARLEAIMSNTAAIKLYEKMGYEKFEELIFLNHDGPVSNFCEINKDIKIEEVNLHAIKEVSFYEPLTAWQTQFASLKDFTCVIASKDEKPVGYTVYKNNYNEKGELAAIILYQCFTDPQLESDEEATASLLDAAFGPWETSCKRITLNVPKKDNALNHLLTNAGFTTFVEQVHMALPIKKEAEQNSIKTFSEID; encoded by the coding sequence GTGTTAGTTATTAAGCGTTTTAGTGAATTGAGTTTTGATGAAGCGATTTCTTTATGGAATGAATCATGGAAACATTATTTCTCTGATATGACGATGGATCTTAACCGTTTTATTCAAAAAGTAGCGGGCGAAGGTATTTCCCTCGAAGATTCTGTTGTAGCCGTGTACGAAGGCAAACTTGCTGGTTTTGTATTAAACAGCTTTCGAGAAATTAATGGCAAACGCTATGTTTGGAATGGCGGCACAGCAATCGCTCCTGATTTTAGAGGAATGGGCATCGGCAAGAAACTGATTTCTGTCTGTTTAGATATTTATGCTCAAAAAGAGGTAGATACTGCAAGACTCGAAGCGATTATGAGCAATACAGCAGCAATTAAACTATATGAAAAAATGGGTTACGAAAAATTTGAAGAACTTATCTTCTTAAACCATGATGGACCAGTCTCCAATTTTTGCGAGATAAATAAGGATATAAAAATAGAAGAAGTGAACTTGCATGCGATTAAAGAAGTTTCCTTTTATGAGCCATTGACGGCATGGCAGACACAATTTGCGAGCTTAAAAGATTTTACATGTGTGATCGCAAGTAAAGATGAGAAGCCTGTTGGCTATACGGTTTACAAGAATAATTACAATGAAAAAGGTGAACTTGCAGCGATTATTCTTTACCAATGTTTCACTGACCCGCAATTAGAATCTGATGAGGAAGCTACAGCAAGTCTATTAGATGCTGCATTCGGACCTTGGGAAACTTCTTGTAAAAGAATAACGTTAAATGTTCCAAAGAAAGATAACGCACTAAATCATTTACTAACGAATGCAGGGTTTACAACATTTGTAGAACAAGTGCATATGGCTCTTCCGATAAAAAAAGAAGCAGAACAGAATTCTATTAAAACTTTTTCCGAAATAGACTGA
- a CDS encoding DUF899 family protein, translated as MVVKEVMEEIDLLEKEILEKKAKLTKLKRTLPEEEVENYTFLNAEGNTVTLMDLFGDHDELIIVHNMGQSCSYCTMWADGFNGVYHHIVRKAPFYISTPDEPMIQKDFAASRGWKFPMISTKENRFKRDLGFEKEGYYYPGVSTFRKDKNGTIYHVAKSPFGPGDDFCSVWPLLDLLPSGSKNYQPVKEL; from the coding sequence ATGGTAGTTAAAGAGGTAATGGAAGAGATTGATTTGTTGGAAAAGGAAATTTTGGAGAAAAAGGCGAAACTTACAAAGCTTAAACGAACTTTGCCTGAAGAGGAAGTAGAGAACTATACCTTTTTGAATGCAGAAGGTAATACGGTCACATTGATGGATCTTTTTGGAGATCATGATGAACTAATCATTGTGCACAATATGGGACAAAGCTGTTCATATTGTACGATGTGGGCTGATGGATTTAACGGCGTTTACCACCACATTGTCCGTAAAGCTCCTTTCTACATTTCCACCCCAGACGAACCAATGATTCAAAAAGACTTTGCGGCATCAAGAGGCTGGAAATTTCCTATGATCTCAACAAAGGAAAATCGTTTTAAAAGAGACTTAGGGTTTGAAAAAGAAGGATACTATTATCCAGGTGTTTCTACTTTTAGAAAGGATAAAAACGGCACAATCTATCATGTTGCCAAAAGTCCTTTTGGACCAGGAGACGATTTTTGTTCTGTTTGGCCTTTGCTTGATCTTCTTCCATCAGGCTCAAAAAACTACCAGCCGGTAAAAGAACTATAA
- a CDS encoding efflux RND transporter permease subunit: MLKLTWFSLKNRSAIVIMCLLISALGVYAGQRLPMEFLPSIDNPMVTITTLADGMDSETMTDTITEPLEQDLRNIKGVESVTSVSGQGISKIDLTVNMDTDMKEVTAEVERKTNSFPLPEGVQKPFVVQLNTSMIPIMDMTINKDGAFTATDYKLIEEEVIPQIEGVDGVSDAALYGKATREITLKLDQAKLMEKKVAAPQIIAALQGKDVSIPAGDVTLEEKTNTLRVLGEMKDLDAWQNIAVAPGVLLKDVAELKDVQHLDSITHVDGKDAMYLAITKESNANAVQVGDDVRAKMKEINKQYGKDFKLAVFFATSDSVYDSVMSMAKEVALGALFASVVILLFLRHFKSTIIAVISIPLSICLTLFLLHQSGITLNILTLGGLAVAVGRLVDDSIVVIENIFRRLQTGERSKELIVDSVREVAKAITASTITTIAVFLPVGLVEGALGVFFLPFALTVVYSLLASLLVALTVVPLMSYKMLKNVKEHTPKPPRRYLNILNWSLNHKWIVSGICILLFAGSIALYAVMPAGAMDSAEESIVNVTMEYPEDTSFDDVKAGTFKLEEKIKNHDGVLTSFSQVGVSSEMAQWGQAKGNNVATFTAKMEKGADTDQFLSDMKNLEKEFAPATVSANKASMMGGSSNILTLNITAEKQTDLAPMAEKLTKKLKDVKGLENVQSNNEDIKNEWVMNVNQSKAQEAGLTPSDIAQQLKGLVNNSPVGQITLDGIKLPVVMSYDLSDVNDREDLMSSIVLSPVKGPVALKDVADLTLKPAKSQVFRKDGKEYLQVTGMITDENVKKVNLDVSNVVKELEKPDGVKVAIGGVGEEMNDQFMDLFMTMGAAIFIVYLIMVVTFGQARAPFAILFSLPFAAVGAIIALAISRIPLDISSLIGALMLIGIVVTNAIVFIDRVQQQRDKGLSVRDSILEAGATRLRPILMTAVATICAMIPLMLGGESGSLVSKSLAIVVIGGLTVSTLLTLVVVPVIYEMLANIGKLFNRKKKKRSSAAA; this comes from the coding sequence ATGTTGAAGCTTACATGGTTTTCATTGAAAAACCGTTCAGCCATCGTAATCATGTGTTTGTTGATTTCTGCGTTAGGGGTTTATGCAGGTCAGCGATTACCGATGGAATTTTTACCGAGTATTGATAATCCAATGGTAACAATAACAACACTTGCAGATGGTATGGATTCAGAGACAATGACAGATACCATTACAGAACCTTTGGAACAAGACCTTCGCAATATTAAAGGCGTTGAATCGGTTACTTCTGTATCGGGTCAAGGGATTTCCAAAATTGACTTAACTGTTAATATGGATACAGACATGAAGGAAGTAACTGCAGAAGTAGAACGAAAGACGAATAGCTTCCCGTTGCCAGAAGGGGTGCAAAAGCCATTTGTTGTCCAGTTAAATACGTCGATGATTCCAATTATGGATATGACAATTAACAAGGATGGAGCGTTTACTGCAACCGATTATAAGCTGATTGAAGAAGAAGTCATTCCACAGATTGAAGGAGTTGACGGTGTTTCTGATGCAGCATTGTACGGAAAAGCAACTCGTGAAATTACGTTAAAATTAGATCAAGCTAAGCTCATGGAAAAGAAGGTTGCAGCACCGCAAATTATCGCAGCACTTCAAGGAAAAGATGTTTCGATTCCAGCTGGAGATGTAACACTTGAAGAAAAAACGAACACGCTTCGTGTGCTTGGTGAAATGAAAGATTTGGATGCATGGCAAAATATCGCTGTTGCACCAGGAGTTTTACTAAAAGATGTAGCTGAGTTAAAAGATGTTCAGCACTTGGATTCCATTACACATGTTGATGGAAAAGATGCTATGTATTTAGCTATAACAAAAGAATCAAATGCTAATGCTGTTCAGGTTGGCGACGATGTACGCGCCAAAATGAAAGAGATTAATAAGCAGTACGGAAAGGATTTTAAGCTGGCAGTATTTTTCGCAACCTCTGACTCTGTGTATGATTCTGTAATGAGCATGGCGAAAGAAGTTGCCTTAGGAGCTTTGTTTGCTTCTGTTGTTATCTTGCTTTTCTTGCGTCATTTTAAATCCACAATTATTGCTGTAATCAGTATTCCGTTATCAATTTGCTTAACGTTATTCTTATTGCATCAATCAGGGATTACACTGAATATTTTAACACTAGGCGGATTAGCGGTCGCAGTAGGGCGGCTAGTAGATGATAGTATCGTAGTTATCGAGAATATCTTCCGCCGTCTGCAAACAGGAGAACGCTCGAAAGAACTGATCGTTGATTCTGTAAGAGAGGTCGCAAAAGCTATTACAGCATCCACAATTACAACAATCGCTGTATTTTTACCTGTCGGACTTGTTGAAGGAGCACTAGGCGTTTTCTTCTTGCCGTTTGCATTAACGGTTGTATACTCATTGCTGGCATCACTGCTTGTGGCGCTTACAGTTGTACCGTTAATGAGTTACAAAATGCTGAAAAACGTAAAAGAACATACGCCAAAACCTCCAAGACGCTACTTAAACATCCTAAACTGGTCTTTAAACCATAAATGGATCGTAAGCGGAATTTGTATTTTACTTTTTGCGGGATCAATTGCACTTTATGCTGTGATGCCAGCGGGGGCAATGGATTCGGCAGAAGAAAGTATTGTGAACGTTACGATGGAATATCCTGAAGATACCTCTTTTGATGATGTAAAAGCGGGTACGTTTAAACTAGAAGAAAAAATTAAAAATCACGATGGTGTATTAACAAGTTTCTCACAAGTCGGTGTATCCAGTGAAATGGCACAGTGGGGTCAAGCAAAAGGAAACAACGTTGCAACCTTCACTGCTAAAATGGAAAAAGGCGCTGATACAGATCAATTCTTATCAGATATGAAAAATCTCGAAAAAGAGTTTGCTCCAGCAACGGTTTCTGCAAATAAGGCGAGTATGATGGGTGGCAGCTCAAATATATTAACGCTGAACATCACAGCTGAAAAGCAGACTGACCTTGCACCAATGGCTGAAAAGTTAACCAAGAAATTAAAAGATGTAAAAGGGCTGGAAAATGTACAGTCCAATAATGAAGATATTAAAAATGAATGGGTAATGAACGTTAACCAATCAAAAGCGCAAGAGGCAGGGTTAACACCTTCTGATATTGCTCAACAACTAAAAGGATTAGTCAATAATAGTCCGGTCGGCCAAATTACGTTAGATGGCATTAAACTGCCAGTAGTCATGAGTTATGACTTAAGTGACGTGAATGACCGTGAAGACTTGATGAGTTCGATCGTTCTTTCACCAGTAAAGGGACCTGTCGCATTGAAGGATGTTGCGGACTTAACACTTAAGCCTGCGAAATCACAAGTATTCCGTAAAGACGGGAAAGAGTATTTGCAAGTTACAGGCATGATCACAGATGAAAATGTGAAGAAAGTAAACCTTGATGTTTCTAATGTTGTTAAAGAACTTGAGAAACCTGATGGTGTTAAAGTAGCAATAGGCGGAGTAGGCGAAGAAATGAACGATCAGTTCATGGATCTGTTCATGACGATGGGGGCAGCGATTTTCATTGTGTACTTGATCATGGTCGTTACATTCGGTCAGGCACGCGCGCCGTTCGCAATTTTATTCTCATTACCTTTTGCAGCAGTCGGTGCTATTATTGCACTTGCTATATCTCGCATTCCGCTGGATATCTCTTCTCTCATCGGAGCATTGATGTTAATCGGAATCGTAGTTACAAACGCTATCGTATTTATCGACCGCGTTCAACAGCAGCGAGATAAAGGATTGAGTGTACGAGATTCCATTTTAGAAGCAGGAGCTACTCGTCTTCGTCCGATCCTAATGACAGCTGTTGCAACCATTTGTGCGATGATTCCATTGATGCTTGGCGGAGAAAGCGGAAGCCTAGTATCAAAGAGCTTAGCGATAGTAGTAATTGGCGGATTAACGGTTTCAACATTACTAACGTTAGTTGTCGTACCGGTAATCTATGAAATGCTGGCAAACATCGGAAAGCTGTTTAATCGTAAAAAGAAAAAGCGGTCATCAGCTGCTGCTTAA
- a CDS encoding TetR/AcrR family transcriptional regulator, which translates to MPKVSEQYKEEKRSQIIESALKCFGEKGYQATIIDDIVKDSNISKGAIYNYFASKEEIYLQLLQINTNSFFDEVAQENSLLKSAKEKLINIFRRFREQELTEEIQQARRVYIEFWLYGSRQDDLRVILEERYNKFIDYIVTIIQDGQSAGEIKENLDPQNISRIFWGIRDGNVLHYSFLGNEAEYRKTWETLEEMFISYVMNK; encoded by the coding sequence ATGCCCAAGGTTTCAGAGCAATACAAGGAAGAAAAACGCAGCCAAATTATTGAGAGCGCTTTAAAGTGTTTTGGAGAAAAAGGATATCAAGCGACCATTATTGATGATATCGTAAAAGACTCTAATATTAGTAAAGGTGCTATCTATAATTACTTCGCGAGTAAAGAGGAAATTTATCTGCAGCTCCTGCAAATTAATACGAATTCGTTTTTTGATGAAGTCGCACAAGAGAATTCGTTACTTAAAAGTGCTAAAGAAAAACTCATCAATATATTCCGCCGTTTCAGAGAGCAAGAGTTGACAGAAGAAATCCAGCAGGCAAGAAGAGTATATATTGAATTTTGGCTGTATGGATCTAGGCAAGATGATTTACGGGTGATTTTAGAAGAAAGATATAATAAATTCATTGATTATATTGTTACGATTATCCAGGATGGACAATCTGCTGGTGAAATAAAAGAGAATCTTGATCCGCAGAATATATCACGTATATTTTGGGGAATTCGAGACGGAAATGTACTACACTATTCTTTTTTAGGAAATGAAGCAGAATATCGCAAAACTTGGGAAACCCTTGAGGAAATGTTTATAAGTTATGTTATGAATAAATAA
- a CDS encoding DUF6886 family protein, producing MLYHFSEEHNIEIFQPRKHLSFPDRQPMVWAIDKDRSPLYLLPRDCPRIGFWATLDTTQSDREKYLHMASSEKIIVVEGRWIDRIQNTKLYKYSLNDARFAMMDEGAGYFISYETEIPLKIEEVGSLLDALVEENVELRIVPSLQPLYEQLPQSTLHFSMIRMRNAKLMHRD from the coding sequence ATGCTTTATCATTTTTCAGAAGAGCATAATATAGAGATTTTTCAACCGCGAAAGCATCTAAGTTTTCCAGATCGGCAGCCGATGGTTTGGGCAATTGATAAAGATCGGTCACCACTTTATTTACTTCCTCGTGATTGCCCGAGGATTGGATTTTGGGCAACATTGGACACGACTCAATCAGACCGGGAAAAATATTTACACATGGCATCCAGCGAAAAAATAATAGTGGTAGAAGGCAGATGGATTGATCGCATTCAAAACACGAAGCTCTATAAATATTCATTAAATGATGCTCGTTTCGCGATGATGGATGAAGGGGCAGGATACTTTATATCTTATGAGACAGAAATACCGTTAAAAATAGAGGAAGTTGGCTCACTGCTAGACGCGCTCGTAGAAGAGAATGTTGAGCTTAGAATTGTCCCTTCGCTTCAGCCATTGTACGAACAGCTGCCACAATCTACCTTACACTTCTCCATGATCCGAATGCGCAACGCGAAACTCATGCATAGGGACTGA
- a CDS encoding metallophosphoesterase family protein — translation MGPFTNEVLDLLFSTNSFQMVTGNHDEAVLALKYGQLYPKSHVHAKLHHQWIADQLDNQLAEQLRKLPRELTFKRNDFNFLITHYPFKQGKKESPISEDPFLPIIVNPALELIEQAFDSNSYDFIGFGHHHILHHFKSDKTHYVNPGALGCSTMAKAHYAIAYKENHKVQVEFKCVPYDRQRLIRAYNELNIPDSAFLMKAFHGIS, via the coding sequence ATTGGTCCATTTACGAACGAGGTGCTGGATTTATTATTTAGCACGAATTCTTTCCAAATGGTAACAGGCAATCATGACGAAGCTGTCCTTGCTTTAAAATATGGCCAACTCTATCCAAAAAGTCATGTTCATGCAAAACTACATCATCAATGGATTGCAGATCAGTTAGACAATCAGTTAGCCGAACAATTAAGAAAACTGCCGCGTGAACTTACATTTAAAAGGAATGATTTCAATTTTTTAATTACACATTATCCTTTTAAACAAGGAAAAAAGGAATCTCCTATTTCTGAAGATCCCTTCCTTCCTATTATAGTAAATCCTGCTCTCGAGTTGATTGAACAAGCCTTTGATTCCAACTCATATGATTTTATAGGATTCGGTCATCACCATATCCTGCATCATTTCAAAAGTGATAAAACGCACTATGTTAATCCAGGTGCACTAGGCTGCAGCACTATGGCTAAAGCTCATTATGCTATCGCCTACAAAGAAAACCATAAGGTTCAAGTCGAATTTAAATGTGTACCTTATGATCGTCAAAGATTAATAAGAGCCTACAACGAACTAAACATACCCGATTCTGCGTTCCTCATGAAAGCTTTTCATGGGATTTCTTAG
- a CDS encoding C40 family peptidase produces the protein MKRILIAFVSLGLAEMFILGGVTVAKASPSYDQEVTETAKVYMGTPYKWGGTTPKGFDASGFTKYIFKTTVVKKEIPRTSAAQFNGGAAVTKGKEKLGDLVFFKTNGKSVSFVGIYLGNKSFIAATTKGVRIQSMNTKYWKDIYAGARRYLP, from the coding sequence ATGAAACGTATTTTAATCGCATTTGTTTCATTAGGACTTGCCGAAATGTTTATACTAGGCGGTGTAACAGTCGCTAAAGCTTCTCCATCCTATGACCAAGAAGTAACAGAAACGGCCAAAGTCTATATGGGAACTCCCTATAAATGGGGAGGTACAACACCAAAAGGCTTCGATGCATCGGGCTTTACGAAATATATCTTTAAAACAACTGTTGTAAAAAAAGAAATTCCAAGAACGTCTGCTGCACAGTTTAACGGCGGAGCAGCTGTTACTAAAGGAAAAGAAAAATTAGGAGATCTCGTATTCTTTAAGACGAATGGTAAAAGTGTCTCTTTTGTAGGGATCTATCTTGGAAATAAAAGTTTCATAGCGGCTACTACTAAAGGCGTCCGCATCCAGTCGATGAACACAAAATACTGGAAAGATATTTATGCAGGCGCACGAAGATACTTACCTTAA
- the sigX gene encoding RNA polymerase sigma factor SigX — protein sequence MKETFDRLYDEYHHALFQFLFYMVRNRESAEDLVQEVYIRVLNSYESFEGKSTEKTWLYSIARHVAIDWLRKQARRSKKFLFFDIKESENVLRDQDPLPEELVAKKESFKDLYKMLKRCSFDQQQVLVLRYIQSLSIVETAQILSWTESKVKTTQHRAIKELRKWLDQHPGLEEELKDGTN from the coding sequence GTGAAAGAAACGTTCGACCGGTTGTACGACGAGTACCACCACGCGTTGTTTCAATTTTTGTTCTATATGGTCCGAAACCGGGAGTCGGCAGAGGATCTCGTACAGGAAGTTTACATCCGGGTTTTAAACTCATATGAAAGTTTTGAAGGAAAGAGTACGGAAAAAACATGGTTATATTCCATAGCTAGACATGTGGCCATTGACTGGTTAAGGAAGCAAGCAAGACGGAGCAAGAAATTTTTGTTCTTTGATATTAAAGAAAGCGAAAACGTTTTACGTGATCAAGACCCCCTTCCAGAAGAGTTAGTAGCTAAGAAAGAGTCTTTCAAAGATTTGTATAAAATGCTAAAACGCTGTTCATTTGATCAACAACAGGTGTTGGTACTTCGATATATCCAATCATTATCGATTGTGGAAACTGCACAAATTTTAAGTTGGACAGAAAGTAAAGTGAAAACCACCCAGCACCGGGCCATAAAAGAATTGCGCAAATGGCTTGATCAGCATCCGGGCCTGGAGGAGGAATTGAAAGATGGAACCAATTAA
- a CDS encoding SDR family oxidoreductase produces the protein MKKVAMITGASKGLGKALSLYYAKEGYNLSICSRTEEALQEVKKELEQLGADVLALGADMSKAKDVERFVALTEEYYGKIDVLVNNASILGPSPMPFLLDYPEQDFEEVLRVNTIGPFLVTRRVLPIMLQKQQGSIINITSEAGATGYAGWGAYGISKFALEGLTETWADEVRESGVRVNMVDPGEMDTDMHKLAVPDCDYELARPEDITAVFGYLASDSSSHITGKRFEAQEFQLEGSGN, from the coding sequence ATGAAAAAAGTGGCAATGATTACAGGAGCTTCAAAAGGTTTAGGGAAAGCGCTTTCGCTTTATTATGCAAAAGAAGGATACAATTTATCAATTTGTTCACGAACAGAAGAAGCGCTTCAAGAAGTGAAAAAAGAATTAGAGCAGCTTGGAGCAGATGTTTTGGCATTAGGAGCAGACATGTCAAAAGCAAAGGATGTTGAGCGATTTGTGGCTTTAACAGAAGAGTATTATGGAAAGATTGATGTGCTTGTAAATAATGCATCGATCTTGGGGCCAAGTCCGATGCCATTTTTGCTGGATTATCCAGAACAAGATTTTGAAGAAGTGCTTCGCGTCAATACGATTGGTCCATTCCTTGTAACAAGAAGAGTTCTTCCAATCATGCTTCAAAAACAGCAAGGAAGTATTATTAATATTACATCAGAAGCAGGTGCAACGGGTTATGCAGGTTGGGGTGCTTATGGAATCTCTAAATTTGCTTTAGAAGGGTTAACGGAAACATGGGCAGATGAAGTGAGGGAATCTGGAGTTCGGGTGAACATGGTCGATCCAGGAGAGATGGACACAGATATGCACAAGTTAGCCGTACCAGATTGTGATTATGAGCTGGCAAGACCAGAAGATATTACAGCTGTATTCGGATACTTAGCTTCAGATTCTTCTAGTCACATTACGGGGAAACGTTTTGAGGCACAGGAATTTCAGCTTGAGGGGAGCGGGAACTGA
- a CDS encoding VOC family protein produces the protein MKIHHIGIYVSNLEKSVAFYGKIAAIQSKEKLKWNETELLFIKGEGFQLELIPDSNGVSKSTHIAFTVNCVKEKIRDLQHKGLLPSEGPYHLENGWKTVFYEGPDGEEIEFIEIVR, from the coding sequence ATGAAGATTCACCATATCGGAATCTATGTATCAAATCTGGAGAAGTCAGTCGCCTTCTATGGAAAAATAGCAGCCATCCAATCCAAAGAAAAACTGAAATGGAATGAAACGGAGCTTTTATTTATAAAAGGCGAAGGTTTTCAGCTCGAATTAATCCCAGATTCGAATGGAGTGTCTAAAAGCACACACATCGCCTTCACTGTTAATTGTGTTAAAGAAAAAATAAGAGATTTACAGCATAAAGGACTGTTGCCATCAGAAGGTCCTTATCATTTAGAAAACGGCTGGAAAACCGTATTTTACGAAGGTCCAGATGGTGAGGAGATTGAGTTTATAGAAATAGTTCGTTAA